From a region of the Ardenticatena maritima genome:
- a CDS encoding VIT1/CCC1 transporter family protein, whose protein sequence is MPREIPTDVRQKLLERQRDEITEYHIYTRLAQQTRDAENRATLQRIAEMERAHYETWRALSGTEVPPHRFKVWLYVLLGRILGLTFTLRLMEQGEEKSQAAYAELARIFPEAERIWQEEQAHEEELLAMLDEDILHYVGSVVLGLNDALVELTGALAGLTLALQNGPLIALTGLITGIAAALSMAASEYLSTKAEPESGKNPLKAAFYTGVAYLFTVAVLISPYLFNLHYIISLILTLTLAIGIIALFNFYVSVAQGGDFKRSFLEMSVLSLSVAAFSFAVGYLLRTLFGIEV, encoded by the coding sequence ATGCCACGCGAGATACCCACAGACGTGCGTCAAAAACTGCTCGAACGGCAGCGTGATGAAATCACCGAGTATCACATCTACACGCGCCTGGCGCAACAAACACGCGACGCAGAAAACCGCGCCACGTTGCAACGCATCGCCGAGATGGAACGCGCGCATTACGAGACCTGGCGGGCGTTGAGCGGCACTGAGGTGCCACCGCACCGCTTCAAAGTCTGGCTCTATGTCCTGCTGGGGCGCATTCTGGGGCTCACATTCACCTTGCGGCTGATGGAACAAGGCGAGGAAAAATCCCAAGCCGCCTACGCGGAATTGGCGCGCATCTTTCCCGAAGCCGAGCGCATCTGGCAAGAAGAACAGGCGCATGAAGAAGAACTGCTTGCCATGCTCGATGAAGATATCTTGCACTATGTCGGCTCAGTTGTGCTCGGCTTGAATGACGCCCTGGTTGAATTGACGGGGGCGCTGGCTGGGCTCACCCTGGCGTTGCAAAATGGGCCACTCATCGCCCTGACGGGGTTGATTACCGGCATCGCCGCCGCGCTCTCGATGGCGGCGTCCGAATACCTTTCCACCAAAGCCGAACCGGAGAGCGGGAAAAACCCACTCAAAGCCGCGTTTTACACCGGCGTGGCGTATCTTTTCACAGTGGCTGTGCTGATTTCGCCGTACTTGTTCAATTTGCATTACATCATCAGCCTGATCTTGACGCTGACACTCGCTATTGGCATCATCGCGCTCTTCAACTTTTACGTCAGCGTGGCGCAAGGCGGCGATTTCAAGCGCAGTTTCCTCGAAATGAGCGTTCTGAGTCTCAGCGTGGCGGCGTTCAGTTTTGCTGTGGGCTACCTTCTCCGCACACTCTTCGGAATTGAGGTTTGA
- the thiL gene encoding thiamine-phosphate kinase: MNHRISDIGEFNLIEHIARIVGVPTADDIIVGIGDDTAVLRWDAETCLLATIDAQVEAIHFQRDFLTPEALGHRALAVNLSDIAAMGGTPWLALVSLVAPPETPVAFIEALYTGMQRLAASAGVAIVGGNMSKGAHLVIDIAVLGRVARRHLLLRRGARPGDLLCVTGTLGDAAGGLQLLLNPTLPLDEESRRPLLNRFRTPTPRLAESRLIAASGHATAMLDISDGLSSDIMHLCRASGVGVRIDAARLPISPALRPLAAHIDTPAWHLALHGGEDYELCFTLAPHAVESVAHRVFTTTGTPITVIGEIRPAEEGCLVRTPDGCETPLEPKGWRHF; encoded by the coding sequence ATGAACCACCGTATCAGCGACATTGGCGAATTCAACCTGATCGAACACATTGCCCGCATTGTCGGTGTGCCCACCGCCGATGACATCATCGTCGGCATCGGCGACGATACCGCCGTCTTGCGTTGGGACGCCGAGACCTGCCTGCTCGCTACCATTGACGCTCAGGTCGAAGCCATCCACTTTCAGCGCGACTTCCTCACCCCTGAAGCGTTGGGGCACCGCGCGCTGGCCGTCAACCTGAGCGACATCGCCGCCATGGGCGGAACACCCTGGCTGGCGCTTGTCTCGCTGGTGGCGCCGCCGGAAACCCCCGTGGCCTTCATCGAAGCCCTCTACACCGGCATGCAACGCCTCGCGGCTTCGGCGGGCGTGGCGATTGTTGGCGGCAACATGAGCAAAGGTGCGCATCTTGTCATTGACATCGCCGTGCTGGGACGTGTCGCACGTCGGCATCTGCTCTTGCGCCGTGGTGCGCGCCCCGGCGATCTGCTCTGCGTCACGGGCACGCTCGGCGACGCTGCCGGCGGCCTGCAGCTCCTGCTCAACCCCACCCTGCCGCTGGATGAAGAGAGCCGCCGCCCCTTGCTGAACCGCTTTCGCACGCCCACACCACGCCTGGCCGAAAGCCGCTTGATTGCTGCGAGCGGCCACGCCACCGCCATGCTCGACATCAGCGACGGACTGAGTAGCGACATCATGCACCTCTGCCGCGCATCCGGCGTTGGTGTGCGCATTGACGCGGCACGCTTGCCCATTTCACCCGCCCTGCGACCATTGGCGGCGCACATTGACACGCCGGCCTGGCATCTTGCCTTGCACGGCGGCGAAGATTACGAACTCTGCTTCACACTTGCGCCGCACGCGGTTGAAAGTGTGGCGCATCGCGTCTTCACAACCACCGGTACGCCTATTACGGTTATTGGTGAAATTCGCCCCGCCGAAGAGGGGTGTCTCGTGCGCACCCCCGACGGGTGCGAAACACCGCTTGAACCCAAAGGCTGGCGGCACTTCTAG